Proteins encoded by one window of Elephas maximus indicus isolate mEleMax1 chromosome 5, mEleMax1 primary haplotype, whole genome shotgun sequence:
- the HOPX gene encoding homeodomain-only protein, whose translation MSAETANGPTEDQVEILEYNFNRVNKHPDPTTLCLIAAEAGLSEEETLKWFKQRLAQWRQSEGLPSECRSVTD comes from the exons ATGTCGGCGGAGACAGCGAACGGCCCCACCGAGGACCAGGTGGAGATTCTGGAGTACAACTTTAACAGGGTCAACAAGCACCCGGACCCCACCACGCTGTGCCTCATCGCGGCCGAGGCCGGCCTGTCCGAGGAGGAGACCCTG aaatGGTTCAAGCAACGCCTGGCCCAGTGGCGGCAATCAGAAGGCCTGCCCTCAGAGTGCAGATCCGTTACGGACTAA